aaaatatgtaaaattacACATAGAAGTATTTAAAAACTACTTGGCTTACAGTTCAGTGAgatctcacaaacacaaacacagaggaggggcTAACAAAGTGAGGCCTTCTTTCACCATTGGCCAATACTTACACAAACAGCATACCCTTATCTTTGAGCCACGTGTGGCAATGTATGATGATTAGAGGACAAGCGTACTCGCTAATATAAATTCTCTCACAAACTCACTTGATGTAGTTCAGTGCTTagacaacaaacagcagtaCCACTTAATTTCTATCCAACAATGTAGCTGCCTCCTGTGTTATATAAAAATTTTCTTATTAGATGTCTAGAATGACCATTGGTGCACAGGCTGTGAGCCAGACTTCCACTTGCATAACTTTTCTTACCATGCAGTGCTATGGCCTCCCTGAAGGGCTGGAGGTCTGCTTCCACAGATGAGCCCGTCTCAGCTGGTGAATTAGCCCGACTAGGGGCTACCATGGCCAGCCGGGTGTTGGCCCTGCTACTCCTGTGTGGTGGTGCTTTGCCGCACAGAAAGCTGATGAGATCCTCCCTACGAATGGTTCTCCGGCGCTTTTTCACCCAGGCCAACATGTCCTGCAATCCAATGTCAGAGTTGTCAATTCAAGTCAGTCAGGtttaaattttctttaaaaaaaatacgcCATAGCATATTCTAAATATGACAGGGAGGTGTAATGTGTCCAGATAAAGGTCAACTTGGGTCCCCTCACAACAGGTAGCAGAAGAATAATACCCACCTTATTACGGCGTTGGTGGCCTATTTGGATGCCCCGATCAAAACTTCTCTGATGGGCCTCCACACTCTCTGTGATGGTGGAAGACAGCATAAGAATAATaatcattattcattattcgTGTATTCCAATGTAAAGCATTGACATGACTGGCACCTAGTACAACTACACAGTCTATCTTGGAATCCTCTGCACATTTTATGGGCGAAACATTGCCAAATTAAGTAGAGTCAAATCCAATGTTTCTGATGAATtcctgacattttgaagtcaagtTTTAATATGgtatcaatttttttttgcctcataaAGGACATGTCTTCCATTGACATACAAAAACCTACAAGCCCTGTGACAGACTAATCAATATGAAGCCAATAAGAATGATAATGACTAGGTTGTTTACCACATGTGGCTATGACTACATTTACAAGTACAGTGATAGCCAGCCAAGGTCCATATTGAGGGAAtgaagcacaaaaacaacagtagGTGTAGCAGTTGGCAGATCAATAACTCCAGCTCATGAGCACAAGGATGGAAAGAAGAGGGATGTGGTTAGTTACCTTTGTAGAGGTTGGTAACTGCTGTGGCAGCATTCTGAAATGGCACCCACAATGACAGGCCCTGCTGATGGCATACTCTGTCTGtgggaagaaaaggaaaaaaagtgttgGTTTCCATATGTGACATGAGGCCTTAAAAGCAAGCACCCTTGTGGTGTGACGATTAATGCGACCAAATGATAACAAAACGTCCGAGAAGCACGACAGTCTGGTGCTTATAGAGAATGATGTGAATATCATTTTCATACGCCATTTTGTCTTGCACCTACAATTGCAGGGACAGGGTTTGGCATAAAAATAACTGTATGCTAGGGCTAACGTTAGATTGCTAGCTTGGCAGCAGCTTGTTTAGCAAGAAAGCACCGACACACCAACTTAACTGCCCTCTCAGCGGTAAAGTTGCAAAGACATGTCAAACATACATGCTAAACATGGACAGGCTTGGTAAGTCGAGCTCTGTTATTCCCGACAGGAATTTATTATGTCCGAGaacacaacagccacagcagATTGTAGATAAACCAATATTTCCACATCGAACCAATATTATCCTCGCCATTTTGTGATTATAACGCTAGCTACGCGTTGCTGAACTGCTCACTCAGCAGCAAACCGGGCATTTAAAATCAAGTATACACTCCTGTGCTGCTAACTTTATGTCTTTGTAGGACATTTCAACAGCAAATCGCGTCTGATATAACAGACGGCAACAGTGACAGCTTTCAAGAGACTGTCATCTGGGAATGTCGCGTAGCTACGGTTGTTGTTACCATCGCCATTTTGTAACTAGCTTGGCTAACGTTATGTTAGCTATTCGCTGCTGTCTAACTTGGTGTCAACAGGGTAGCTTATTGACAAATGTATTCATGTTGACTTAAAATAATTTACTTATGTCAGTCAATCTAACTGCTGTTAATTAACAATCGAAAGAGATGTGTAACCACTGATTAGAGTTCATAACTGTTTTTGTCACTGCCTAGCACAAGCTAGCTAAATTTAGTATTGCAAAATCAGCTGTAAACGTTACCCTGTACTGGCTATCAAGGTAGCTAACGAGCTAGTTAGCATTCTACCAGTACTGGCGCTAACGTTAGTCCACAGTAACGCTTGCTTAATAGACAGGTTGCTAACCAACAAGCCAAATGCTTGGGGTTAGGTGGTAATAGTGGTGGCTTAGTGGTAACGTAGGCACCGTTAGACGAACAAGCAAACAGAAAGCGCTGGTCTGAACCTTTGTATAACTGTGCCACAGCAGTGGCGGAGTTCTGGAAAAGATGCCACAGTTTATCCTGATCGTTGTCGGCCTCCTCCTCGCTCGGCTCTCTCTGCTCCGCTTCGGCCAAACACTGCCGCTCCCATTTTGAGAACCAGTGCTCGGGTCCGTGTTCCTGTATCTCCGAGTCTCCgtcttccttcttctcctccatttAACGCACCAAAACTCGAGGAAATGCGCTTTTAATCTTTACGAAATAAGTAAATGAACACTGTATAAAGAGTTATATAAGCAAATTCATTaatactgttactgttttaaCTATTTCGCACTATAATAACGCCTTAGCATGTATCACTACCATCTGTGAAGATAAGCTTAACCAACTGTTTTTCCTACTTGCAGACGTCGGTATATATACAACGCATACTATCATGTTATGCGCTCCATCCCGCCCTTTAGTCTATACTCTAGCGATAATTGGCCACATGAGCACGGTAGGGTGGGCTTGAGGTCTTTCCCCAGAATTTAATTGGGTCTTGGTTACGTACgtcacaacactgacacaaagaaCCTCCGTGAAAATTACCCATAACTAAAGCTTGCAAGAGAGTGAGAGTTTTATCATGTAAACTAATCTGTATCAAAgtatcaattaaaaaaatgtataaagcTAGTGATAATATAATATGACATAATATTATATGTTTTGcaaagtgctttataaataaataaacaataattattATGATTTGATGTGATGTAGTCATTTATtcgtttctttatttttattagttttacaAATGTTGCTGTACCGACACAGAATACTGTATTTCGTTTCCACGTGTTCACGTGGAAATGACAATTAACAACTTGCGAGTTTACACATCGCTTATTAGGCGATATTTATTAACACCCTGGGAGTCCATATACGACGTGTATGACGCAGTTTAGCTGTGAGAAAAGCATTGATatggtgatttttttaaaatgcttttataaTTAACAATAGCCACAACctgaagtgaaattaaataaactgGAATGAGCCatcacaaaaacaccaactgcTCCGGTCTCTCACGCCAGCTTCGGGTGTAGTTCGGTTTTTATCCACCGGAGAGTGCCATTTACTCAAAATCTGAGGGCGGCCTGATTTCAGCACTGCAGATATGGACCAGCTAAGTGCTAGTAACACACCGGGCACTGCCTTGATAAATACATAATGATTGGACGTAGGTTGTAATACAAATAGGCAATGCCGATTGATTTAATTGGTAGTTGCACACTCGCCCCACTCCaaagaatatgaaaatattaatttagGAAAAAAGTTGCAGGCTATTATGAGTGGATAGATAATTCAAGAGTTTCAGATGTGATTGATCTAAATTAGTCCCAAGTTTGTAagtccaggtttttttttctttttttttctgtaaaccACGCTTTCATTAAGCCTTGAATAAAACAGTATTTTGCGGCAAAAGAGTCTTTGAGAGAAACACCGCTTAGTCCTGGAAACTTGAGTAAACAAACTTGAGGAGCATCATAAGAACAGGCTGTATTACATTTGTCTTaactaaaataatattttagtaAATAAATGAGCAAGTAAAGACAAGTAAAAGTAGAAGGTTAATTTAATAAATTAGGGTTAATAACTATAATAAATGCCACACAGCGTCTGTGATGAAGTAATCAGACAAAGGCCTACTACACTGTACAGTCGAAAGAAACTTAAATAATGCAGCACAAGGGAAAATGTGCATTGATGTTTACTTAAAGAAATATGCCACTACAGtgaaaagcagcacattttgAAAAAGGCCCGAGTCCAgagtgttttttattattttatttaatggcTGATATATGCTGCAGGTGGTATATGTCATTCATACAAcgcatattttcatattttgcacacacatttttaatttgcaggCATAGCAGCCATGGCAGCCGTCCAAGAAAAATCTACGTATTTTTCGTAGTTCTCTTGATAAAAAGTTTGAGAACTTCCAAATGAAATTAACTGAgtaaacttatttatttatttcagtgcttATAAGTTTGTTTCTACATTCAGACAATGATTTCACCCATTTGCTGTAAAGGGCCTCATTGCAATACACTGCCACCAGTAAGCACAGCCCTGTGTTGTCATTCCTATAATAATTGTTGTTAGTACTTATTATATTCCACCCTGTATCAGATGCACATGCCTGATCCCTATCATTTAACATGGATGTGAACCTGGCCGGGGATGGGCCCAGTGTTTGGAGCTCCATGCGGATGTGACATTTCAGAGAAGAGCGCGACCGCCATTTTGAGATTTACCTCAGACTCAACACATCACAAACCACGGGAGGAGCGGGTTGAGAGCTACATAGCTAACGTTGTATGACCGGGCACATTCCTAACAAGAAACAAGGGGTTAGCTAGAAATGCAACGAGGTGCCGCGTTTTGTCCTTTATTATTTTAGGGGCGGTTTTGGGGAATTGGTTCATGTCGGGCCGTGGCAACTCTCGTCTCCGCGAACTTCCAAATTAGTGCTATTCCGTATTGGAGACTGGTTTGAATGGATAGCTTTTTCCTCCGCTCTCCCCCAGACGAGGGACAATCGGAGGAGCACACGGACTGGGGATATCGCAGGCAAAgttgttgagtgtgtgtctatTGCAAATGAgcctttgttttcattgttgttgtaCCTATATCACCCGTTGGCTACCCAGTGTCAGGTAGCTTAACGCTAGCTATAAACAGGGTATTTGTTCGTCAAGGTGCAGGTCGTGCTGTGGGTTGTCTTATTGCCCCACATTTCCCGGGGTAAAGCCGGATTGATTTAGCTAATTTCAGCGGGCCTCCCTCCTCGGAGCCTCGGTCCATCCATCCCGACCCCCGCCGTCAGCCAGCGACTCGCACCCACCAAAGGCGCCGAGATTGGGCGAATAGCGAGCAAATACGTCCGCGTTTCTCTACCCGCTCCCCCGCCGACCTCCCCTCCTCACTCCCCGGCGCTGACAGCGGACAAGGCCGAGGTCGCAACAGAGCAGGCCCGGCCGCCAAGGCTCGACCTGTCCACCCCACCTCCGCATCCTACCACACCTCACCAGCAGTCCAGAACCCGGTTTCCCACCGAGCCGACCCTGGACAAGATCGAGGGTAACAGAGATAACAGGGAGCACCGCatcacaaccacaaccacaacaacaacagctgccaACATgaaccaccaccatcaccacacgcagcagcagcagcagcaacagaaagccggcgagcagcagctcagtgaacCAGAGGACATGGAGATGGAAGGTAAGTAATGGTCCCAGGAAAGGCGAACGGACACTTCGCAGTATTTTATGTCATAATTTAACAGCTGTACGAGGAACGCACGACGGTTTATTTGTGCAAGTTGAGCTCCACTTTACAGTAAACACGAAGGCCCGAAGCTAGCTAGGATAGCCGGCTGCATTTTTGCTGATTGTGCGTCCGTTGCAGCATACTTGTGTGGAGCTGACCTCATTTTGCGTTATAAGCAAACGAAGCTTGTATTGCTTTCCGTATGCTTACGGTACCCCATTGCATGTATATAAACAAAAAGAGCCTGTTTTGTCCACACTGCTAGAAATTAGCCTCAAAAATCATTCATTCGGATCGGTCACTGTTTTTCAAAATTAACTGCTCAGATTTTGATAACGCTCGTATGCTGTAACAAGTTTTCAAATGCGGTTTTTCAAATCATCATCGTTTAGAGTCCACATGCAGCCATGGGATTCCAGGGTCACTGTTGATAACATAAATGTTTGTAAACAGTGTGGCTGATAGTCCTGCAATTAACATGGATCCATCACTAGGTAAATTAATCTTGCTACGTTGACTTCACTGTGAGCTTTGGGTTGATTTTGGCAGTTATCGGCACCTGCAGTCCTCATCAAGTTAGCAGTTCAGAGAAATAAGCTAACAGCGCCTTAGCTATCATGATAACTATCAACGTTTAAATAAAGTCCGTTAATTACCGTTCGACATCGTAACGTTAAGCCAGCCCCTCTAGAATATGTGTTAGCATCGTGTCTAATGGCTTGTACATTCAATGTGGGCCTTCAAAGTAACGGTGTCGATCAACGACAGGGTAAAATCTGCCAGTTTAGCTCCTAAAAGGTGATGTCGGTAAATTAGACTGGTTAATATTTGTTTCAGAAACATCCTGTGGGGAAAGTGCCGGCTATCTTTTTTACTACCCTACGTGTTCCTTAAGCTGGTAAAACGCAATGAACGTTGCTAGCGGGACAACTGATTGTAAGCTACTCAATTAGCTCCGAGGCCCACTTCGTTACGTTCATTTGCTGGCTAGCATGCTAGTTAGCTGATCAGCTAACGCTCACGGAGGGGGTGTGTGGCGTTCCAAAATGGTGGCTTGTATTTTGCAACGTTCGATTTGGCTATTGCTCGAATGTTAGGCCTTGAATATTTGCCTCACGTAATCTAGATATTTCCACTTGTCTCTAATGGCAGTCTAACGGTATAACCAACTTAATCTGGGTGATCTATTTCTCTAGCTTTAATTCTATCTTAAGTGGTACTAGTGTTtccagctaatgttagctaataACGGCCTGCAGATGAATCTGCAGCTAGTGTTTGCTAGGTAGCTAACGCTAACGCAGATG
The window above is part of the Toxotes jaculatrix isolate fToxJac2 chromosome 18, fToxJac2.pri, whole genome shotgun sequence genome. Proteins encoded here:
- the c18h16orf72 gene encoding UPF0472 protein C16orf72 homolog, with translation MEEKKEDGDSEIQEHGPEHWFSKWERQCLAEAEQREPSEEEADNDQDKLWHLFQNSATAVAQLYKDRVCHQQGLSLWVPFQNAATAVTNLYKESVEAHQRSFDRGIQIGHQRRNKDMLAWVKKRRRTIRREDLISFLCGKAPPHRSSRANTRLAMVAPSRANSPAETGSSVEADLQPFREAIALHGLSGAMASISVRSGAPGSPTHVSGSSSNGSGAGGGGSSGSGPVCRSRRNGLQDVDLNTFISEEMALHLDSTGSASAGGGGTRKRNSTQCSDVITDSPTHKRNRMI